ttattcatattttgttCAACTTTacaatcctttttttcctcgcaagtattttcatttgttaCCACAAACCCGTCGTTGCATTTGCATTCAAAATTATTGCTCTTTTGGATTAAGTAGCCATTTTTACATTGTGTGTCCACAGTGACCTTCGCGAAGGTATATTTAACCGCAAGCACGATGgccaaaaggaacaaaaaactGTGGTGtgtattcattttgaacAAGGGGTGGCACAAAAAGTAgaaaggggagggaaaaaagctGAAATGGGTGTTTTCGTGTAATACACTTGGTAGCCGAATgaagagaaacaaaattaaaatgtcGTACAAGAGAAGAATGGAATGGACGTGAAGAAATGTATAAGtcgaaatgaacaaataaaaataaactaattgaaataataatatataaataaaataaaaatgtattacttttattattataatttttttttttacttttcatgTTTGTCTAATTGTTAGCTCAATGACACCTTTGttttatcgtttttttttttttttttttttttttttttttttttttaattctgaaAAGCCATGTAGCTACAACAGAAGtggcattaaaaaaaaaaaaaaaaaaaaaaaaaaattgcattcgTTGTAAGCATTTTGGCTAGTTCctaatttattcatttctcCCGTTGACGTTCGGCAAGACAAGAAGTTCAGTCAGGgtcaggaaaaagaagaaattgccCAAACGAAGAAAAACCGGCGAACTTTACTCCCGAGTAATAACTGCTTCGTCTAAAGCATGTCATCTACAACTGCAACGGTGTAGCTACATTGCTAGCCACATGCAGTATGAAATCTGGGACATTTGTACGACATTGTAATTACAAAACTTGTGTCATTTGGCTATATGCAGCTCATTCCTAACTTCTATGCAGCCATGTGGACgttcttaaaaaatgtgtgaatgACGAGCTGATTGCCTTGTGTATTTACTCTGCTCAGAACTTTGGAATAGTTTCAGTGCATAGCGGTAGTACATTCGTTGCTCCAGTTAGGATCAAACAAATTGAGTAGTCAGGTCTGTGGATCACggaattatatattttcttctcttaaTTTTGTGTATCCACTCGTTAAAAGAAAACTACAACGAGATAACACAACGACTTTCCCATATGCAGCCATTTTGCCATTAAGCGTCTAATGGAATTACCCATTTGTTCGTTCTATCTACACGAAAATTGCGTATAGGAATTCGCATGCTAATATAGCTCACTGCGAGAGTGGAAAATGGGGCAAAAAATAGAATGACCGTATTTGTAGGTGATCCCAACCATGGGGAAAAAGGCATTACCGGGGTAAATGGCTGTATATGAAGATGGATTTGttgagctagccaaaattaaaaaaaaaaaaaaaaaaaaaaaaaaaaaaaaaaaattcgagaAGTAGCGAAAGTTAGCAGAACAAAACAGCCATGGGTTGCGAAGCAATTGAACGCAGTGCCAGAAAAGACAGCATGGTGCTCCTTACAAAAAAACTGCCCTGAGGACTCCACCTCCTTAGAATTTCCCCCCAGTTTTGCCTTTCCTACAGcggtatttttttccattggggctatttattttaattttttgtttctatttttaaaatttaatttatattttttgcttaaATACGAGGATCTTCGTCGCCTCGGCAACGTTTTCACATCGTTCCTCTGGTCAAACAAAGTTTAGCACTTCAGAAAACAAACTAATTCGCGCGGTTCAAACACGATAGCACACATGGGTGTGCACTTGTTCTCCATAACACAGCGTATGGTACAAATGAGCAGCTAACGAAGCAAAGAAAattgtgagaaaaaaaaaaggaaaaaaaaaaaagatacatcGCTTCGTTATTCCATCACATAGTGACTTGATAATATCACCACTCGGTAAGTTCAGTAAAGAAAAGTAttttaacttaaaaaaattgcgcgCCTTAGCTACGCAAATTTCGTACTTATATGGCGTACGAAAGGACTAGCAAGACGATAAAGAAGAGGGAGAGGTTTAGGATGTTAAATACGGAATTGGAAatacattcctttttctctttgtcaAACTTAAAACCTTCCATACACTGACACTTGTAAACTCCTTGAACAGCTTTGCAAACTTCATTCTCTGTATTACATTTTAATTGACAAGTAGTTTCTCCATCTttggtacattttttttcatcttctggATTGGGGACTTTGCCAATAGAGCATGAACATGCTGCACTTTTGACTTCCGTGAGGAATTCACCAATACATTCACCACTTTGTCCACAATCCTTATATAGACATACATCAACAACACAAGTTCCATCCTTCAGAGTGTATTCCTTTATACAATCACATTTGTATGTACTCTGCTGTGCTGCGTCTGGGCCTTTTCTACAAATGCCAAAGTCTCCACATGTTTTACCTaggttttcttctttacattcagttttttctccacattcATTTTCGGAAATGTGCACCAGCCCGTCgttacatatacacttaAAGTGGTGACTCATTTGAGCCAGATGTCCATTTTTGCATAATGTGTCTACCGTGACAGCTGCCTTGCTATACTTTAGCGCAATTTGGACGAGcaaaaaaacgaagaggCTGTAGTaggtattcattttttcccgaGTGTAGTTGTTATACGGGGAGGTACACAGTACCAATGCAGAGCGTTCCTTTCGGATCGGATGGCGGTGAGTATGTCCTGTGGTCGGCGGTGGCCAGCCTTTGCAACGGATTCGTTGTGGAGCGGGCGAACGGACGAATGTGTAAACGGGTGAGTAAGCAAACAATCAAAAAGAGCAAACAACAAACGGCAAATAACAAATAGCAAATAACAAATGGCAAATAACAAATGGCAAATTGAACAGTTGAACAAACAAATCAGCGTAGCGAAAAGAAAGTCAGAATAAGATGAATGGAGAAGAGAAAGGActaatgaaattttttatttcttgtgattaaaaaaaagaaatgaataaagttaatttattttttatatgcttttttttttttttttatgtttgattttattttcttccgttttaacaactttatttttttattttttttctactcaaaattttgtatgtTATATGGAGCTGTTTGCAGCTCCCTCATTTGTTcacatgacaaaaaaaaaaaaaaaaaaaaagaaaaacaggaaaaagcTCAAGTTTCCATCAATtccacacatgtacatacgctTATATCTGTGGTTATCCTCatgcatgtgtgtacataccaACTATATATGTGGAATGCTTCTCCTTTGTATGTACATCAAATTTTGTAGAGTGACAACGGGACGACGTGGtgctgtttctttttttttttttctctctattTTGCATGCATCACGATGGGTAGTCTACGTCGTTAGAGATTCACGTATTATTTAGAGTccgtatatacatgtgtatgtacaccCGTATGTACAGGCGTATGCTGATCTATGTGCGTGTCAGGGGATCCCCGAATAAGCTGAAATGAGAAATACGTGTTGTAGGCATATGCAGTTGCGTCACATGCGGGCAAACCTTTAGCCTAAAGAACGCACATAAACGGGGGAAAGGAAACTAACCTGAGAATACACTGATTTCGGGTCATTTGGGGTTATTATCTttaatgaatgaaaaagtgaaggGCTGTGGGTCAGATCTGTTACGCAAAAATGCACACCCCGTTCTGGATAAGCGGGTTAAGTGGCTTCATTTCTGCCTATTACctatttctttgtttttaaaGTGGGAACAATATTTGCTGCGCCTGCAGGAATTTTCTTGCACCTTAGACAGTTCGgtttttacattttgcaTAAAGGTGAaactctttaaaaaaaaaaaggggggcttGTGTCATCATTGCATTTATTGCCCATGGAATGATGAATACATTCTTCTGTGAAAAGCGAAAACTGGCCTCTCAATTAAAAAGTGCTTAGCGTAATTTGCACTTGTATGGAAAAACGCAAATGTGGCCACTCAACGTGACACCCTACTTATGTAgacttttcccattttgtatattcagaacaaaaaaaaaaaaaaaaaaaaagaaggaacttcTCCACTTTGTTCTTATCTTCCGAGGGTATAATCACGAACGTTTCGTCAACGGCAGACGGATTAAGACCACCTGTGCTGACATGCTCATGTGAATTTACACCTCATATGGGCTAACGCATCATGGTCGCTGTGTTTTCTGCAAAAATTGCCTGCCTTCAACAATTATCTTGTTAACATGGTGTTTAtgcaaaattgtaaatagGAAGGGCGATTCCTTCCACATCAACTGTAATcgatttatttcattttcgcaTGCACCATCCATGTAAATAAGCGCTCcatgcaacttttttttcaatctaTAATCCCTTCTAAAGTGGATGAAGGCGCTGTTAAAAAAGGTCCCCAGGGCGTGTACCACGTCGGGTTGTCCCGCAGCCGAATTTCCCGAAACTTCAATTTCCTGAATACCCCCCTTTAACCTTTTCATTTCACCTAGGCACACCTTCAAATTTATCAGTGCCGACTTGACTGCCTCGTATTCCTTTGTGAACGCATAGGTCAACTCATTTTTGAGAAGATCTTCCAATTCGCCGGTTTGGTCGAAGCCGGCCCCTGGGTTGGCActacaaaaaagggaagaaaaatatatcgtCAGGGTTGTGGTTGAGCGGAGTaaacaaaggaaaagttTGTGCCATGGTGGGTAATCATTTCCATAGCATGAACATAAGGAAGTTTCAAACTAAGGGGAGCTCACCTCCTATCAAGTATAATTCTTATCAGTTCATTTATTGACACAACGGTAGCATCGTGCAAGTCAAAGTACCGCTTGATGCAGACGATGCTTTCGCTTACGAGATGCTTCGctctgttctttttctcactCATTATGATGCCTGCCTTCACAGATGGTTGACgtatttttccactttgttcGCCGCGCATTTGTCCATATGACCAAACACGGGAAACGAACAGAAGtggcttttttttcgcaacatATAAAACATGTGAGAACTAAAGGATTTCACGTTGTACTAACCCTCATCTTTCTTATGGCCCAAAGAACccatgaataaaaaaggggggatatACAGCGCCG
Above is a window of Plasmodium knowlesi strain H genome assembly, chromosome: 6 DNA encoding:
- a CDS encoding ookinete surface protein P25, putative codes for the protein MNTYYSLFVFLLVQIALKYSKAAVTVDTLCKNGHLAQMSHHFKCICNDGLVHISENECGEKTECKEENLGKTCGDFGICRKGPDAAQQSTYKCDCIKEYTLKDGTCVVDVCLYKDCGQSGECIGEFLTEVKSAACSCSIGKVPNPEDEKKCTKDGETTCQLKCNTENEVCKAVQGVYKCQCMEGFKFDKEKKECISNSVFNILNLSLFFIVLLVLSYAI